Below is a window of Aquarana catesbeiana isolate 2022-GZ unplaced genomic scaffold, ASM4218655v1 unanchor228, whole genome shotgun sequence DNA.
ctgtagccgtcattcagtgATAGCacagtcggcaggtggttaaaattGCACGAGAAGCTGTATACAATTTATTGTTTTTATGGTGTTTTGTACTTTACTGTTTTATCTTtaagtaaataaaaatgataattgtattatttttgtgTGATTTCTCAGTGGCACATACAAAGTCCCATCCATGGTCTCCCTGCCTCGTCTGGCACTAAAAAAAGGGTGTAATCCTGTTTTATTGATATGTAAAGGGATGGTGTCCACtgagaaataaagaaataatacaTGTGACAAAAAAGAACTTCTCCACATACCTATATTACTGCCGAGGCCAACCTTTCTCAGTCAGGATTCCTCcaaaaggtttctaggggttcctaaGAAAATACGATTTTTTGTTTACCCGTAAAACCCATTTCTTGaagtgcatcacgggacacagaacatcTTTTTAAATCCTTGTTAACATTATTATGTACCATCCACAGGTGACACTGGAAAAAAAGGGCAGAAGTCCCCTCCTAGTGCACAACCCTGCCTCAGTATGCAGGGCTCCAGTTTTACAGCAAGCCATAGACCATAACACAGAGCGGCGGGATCTCTGTGTCtcttgatgtactccaagaaatggattctacaggtaaaccaaaaaatcttattttctttattgtacatcacaggacacagagcatctTTTTAAATCCTTACTAACAGGGGTGTTCCACTAGAACACGAGGGGAGGGCAACAAGTCAACAGGTTTCAAAAACAATCAGAAATAGGAAAGAACCTCACGCAGCAGCCTGCAAAAAAACACTGCACCCAAAATGCAGTTTCTCAGTGTCTCACATCCACCTAGAAACATCAAAAAGAGTGTAACAAAGATCAGGTAGAGGCTTCACACTGGAAAAGGTAGATAGTGTCATCCTCAATAAAAGGTGGAACCTGTTCTTTGAAACCATGAGCTTGGGCAAAAAGGTGACATTCAACCGAAAAAATTAGACATGGAAACTGTGTGATCGTTCTTTTTGGTCTTCAGGTGCCACAAAGAGAAATCTGATCGCAGAATTGCAGCAGTCAACTGCAAGTAAACCTTATAGCACAAAGAAATATCCAATGTGAGAAAAACCTATTCCCCAATGACTGAGCCTGAGGACAAAGAAAGCTAATACACTGTTCTGGttgagatgaaaagatagaaactGCTTTAGATAAAAAAAGAGGTCAAAAAGCTATATTAGCATGAAGGAAAAGACCAAGAAAGATTCCTTACAGAAAGGGACAGCAATTTCCGAAGTCCTATGAGCTGAAGTAATGGCACTCAGAACATACAACCTTCCATGTCAAACAACAAAGGGAAGGCCCTGAATAGGCTCAAATGGAAAATTCTGTAAAAACAGAAAGAACCAAATTAAGATCTCATAAAGCCAATGACGGGCTGACtggagaaaacggaaaattgtatactcacctttccgtaattttcctttcctgtcgcatcttcatggcagcatacacgttgggttgtgactccgcctccacaacctgataggaccacatagctataaattagagagtagacacctgccccagtattctctgtaaatatatacacatgtcacctcagagggtgggtgattgtatgctgccatgaagatgcgacaggaaaggaaaattacagaaaggtgagtatacaattttccgttttcctgtcgcatcatggcagcatacacgttggggagtaactcgccaaactgggtgggaatgcaaaattaaatttattgacaagaaactgAAGAgttggcctgtatgacggccctcccaaattcaactgctgctaagcgtgcagcgtctattctataatgggaaatgaaggtgttcctcgaagaccaagtggccgctctacaaatggtttccgctgaaactttacagtaagctgcccatgaagtagccattgccctggtggaatgcgctcttagaTCTTCCGGAATCTgtaaggtgcttaaggagtaggccttcttgatagctttcacgagccatgaggcgatggtacgggcagaagctgcctggcccttcctgaacccatgtgggatgactaaaaggttctcgcatttTCTGAATGACTTGGTtaccgagaggtaatgcagaatgttgcccttaacatccaggggatgaggaacgccctgatccgtgatcaaagccgggaggtcaatctcctggttaaagtggaacgaagAGGAGACTTTCGGGATAaacctgtctgaaggcttcagggttagcctgtctgggtaaaccatcagatacggttctttgatcagcaaagcttgcatttctgagaccctcttcgctgaagtgatggcaattaggaatgatacctttagagtcaggtcccagagggaggtatcctCAAGTGGGGAGAATGGCTCTCCGGATAGAATCTCTAGGACAGTTGATAgatcccatgttggaaatgaaggctttctgggaggccttagcttcaggcaggctttTTGAAATTGAACCACGAGAGGGTTAAGTGCCCACctaacccctgtcagagcagagatggcagagacttggactttcagggtgctggacctaaggcctttgtctaggcctgactggaggaactcaagcacttgtattgctgatggggaagaagggtcccaaccttgttcctgagcaaaggaagagaactttccccagactctctcgtaggtgctattcgtggaggatttcctggcttgaagcagggtatcgactaccttctgagaacagccttgatctaggaacctagacctttcagtctccaggccgctaggtgcaatctctctggattcggatgtagtagctggccctgggttagtagattcgttgtcaccgggagtggaagtggatccgctgtgctcagttgcaggagggtggtgaaccaaggcctccgtggccaaaagggaatcacagccaggactagagctgttgaatgtttgagcctcagaaggaacttggctatcagtggggtcggtgggaaaatgtagcctaggcgaaagttccaggcgtgctggagacaatccgttccctccgctgaggggaaggggttccttgacagaaacctctgacacttcttgttctctggtgttgctgcgaggtctatgtctggatgaccccatgtctggcatatgagggcaaaggcctgcgggcttagacaccactcgttgttggaaatgaatgttctgctgagagaatccgccagtaggttctgaacccccggaatataggccgccttcaggtcttgcaggttcagttgagcccatcgcatcaccggaccaacttcccgcatcatggagttgctcttggtacccccctgcctgttgatgtaggctacagccactcggttgtccatttgaatgaggacctgtttccctctcagaagtgagctgaatgccaagagggcttggaaggctgccttcatctctaggacgtttgatactacatccttggttttgaagtgccagcggccctgagctgcataatgtaggtagtgtgccccccatccctccagactggcgtccgaagttaccacctcctggtggaggatgactatctgtttgcatctgctgaggttgtcggggtgggtccaccaccgtagagatagcctggcttcctctgagatgcgaatcaattgggacatggaccatccaacccactggcacaggaaggaggcttgcagaggtctggtattccattgcgcccatctgaccattggaatggttgctgatagggaacccagaaggctgaggtatgctctggccggtaggCATGATGCTGGAACCACATCCTTCACTTTCTGTATTattagggacaacttctcccttggcagttccaccgtgttggctcgggtgtctaattcggctcccaggaagaccatcctttgagtaggctgaatgttgctcttctgccagttgattatccaacccagactcgttagggtggaaactaagacctcgcgatgttgcacgagtgattcctggctgtttgagaggagaagaatgtcgtctaggtaatggtggacccttagacccttctccctcaaagaggctatcactggaagcagaaccttcgtaaacgttctgggggccgtagagatcccgaaagggaggcttcgaaattggaagtgcccctgacccaccgagaatcgcaggaacttttggaatgccacgtggattggTATGTGCCGGtaaggcatcctggagatctatggagagcatccagtctcctaagTTTATGGCCTGAAGGTTAGACTGCAgggctttccatcctgaaagactccactctgatggacttgttgaggttcttcaggtctagaaccggctgaaagtcccctgacttctttttgacgaggaatagtggagaacagaatcccctgcctcgttgtgctggcgGAACCTCCATTATCGCTCGTTTTTGAAGAAGTTCTAGGACATAATTTAGAAGGGACAACCTTTTCTCCCCGggtggaggaatacgggttgggcagaattgatcccttgggggtcgaTTCTTCAAGGACCATCTGTGGCCTGAAAttgacagtggccagggtccaggtatcgtgtatggtctccgcccagaccagcttgaaactggagagtcttgctcctaCTACCGCTGGCCGGACAGAcacaccttcaaaaaggcttctggtcactggaagcgggaGTCTCAGGCTTCTGGAATTTCATGAAagaggtttgagggttcttccagttccttcggtactccttccctggtctgtacgctttcgcgtccctatacctttctgggagattccgcttaaaaggaggaggtctctgtttaggcctcctatccgagggaatgagcccggattttccaccagttacTTTGGAGATAGCCGTATCTAActttgttccgaagaggtgctcactgtcgaacggaatacggcaccagttagacttggatgctggatccgccgtccagggcttcagccacaaagctcttctggccatcactgaggccaacatagactttgatGCAGACCTGATGGTGTAGACTGAGGCttcagccacgaaatcaccagccaagcttaactcttgtaatgccttcactattttctcttggtctgcaccCTCTAATACCAGCTTCTCCGTGCTTgaagaccagctcgagatggcccttcctactgccgcgagtgctatTGCAGGCCTGCATGCGCCTCCAGCTGATAGGTAAGCCCGCTTAAGATCggtgtcgatctttctgtcgagaacgtctctaaacgttaccgcatcttctagcgggagggtaacatgcctggcgaggcgcatcaAAGATGTGTCCACTACTGGgggggacaccagagggttcactttaggctccttgagtgggtatagcttctggagtctgttattcagactagatttcTTCTCCGGTCTCTGCCACTCCTCTTTGATTAAATCTTCCAGTTCGTCGATGAACGGAAAGGTTTCTGGTTCCttcttaagctgaggaaaatatttcctttgctttggctggacttcctggggttcctcccatcctattgcctccttaaACGATTTAACAAACGGATCTATCAGACCGAAGTCGAAATCCGGCCgacacctccagaccctcattatcagacagggagtcttgctcctttgatgtgctggcccgggctggagaggtagtggtggagaaatccacatctggtatcgaggcctgaggggctgagtccccaacttccgaggctctctctcttgtggcctcttccaggCATTTCTGACAAACCAGTTTGTCCGGAAGAGCCgctgcaccgcaaatccagcatgcgttcccggcgggACGGGAATGGCGTGCAGGGGAACGGTGTCTGCGTGAGGACGACCTtctatggcgggatcgaccatgtcgggaatgcgacctggagcggcttcttctgtggcTTCCTCTTGAGCGGCTTCTTCTATGGTAGGAGCggctccgtctatgtctggagcggcttctcctgcgtgaggactctctttgtcttgacgcagacgttcttgaggacctggtagggctgaccaaatTAGGCAGCattagaagtgctctcttttttcaatcttcactacttacccttgtcttccccccccttacctagtaggctggcggtgatctgctggggcaacGGTCTCCATGGTGAGTGGGCTGGAaacctgcaggaaaaaaaaaaaaaaacaagcagcaatgcagagagagagagagagagagagcagggatccTGCACAGAACTGAATAGGAGAAGGGTcacccacctttgtagagcgtttttcctctgtgttttgcaattgacaggCGATCTGTAGCATGCAGCAACCAGCAGCAGCACCTCAGCTAGTGCTGGGTTTTAAATTCGACGCCATCAGCGTCGaaagctcgcgcatgcgcagtagcgccgcgagacacccggcgccatcttggaagctggaaaacgGCATAGAGGCGCCCAgagagccgtactgcgcatgcgcgaggacgccgagaacgctcggcggtcCCACACAGCAGCTATGGAACAACAGAGCCCAGCAGAGCACAAAAACGgtaggagaggggggaagagagagaaggggagagggggaatggagaccgctgcacacaattaagcctgtttaaggcttatttccaTGAGACCATACTGAAgcttccctggccaatcctccagcaagcctgtttaaggcttttgtgggctgttgcacttgaagcctgtttaaggcttatatcatgGCAAACAGTTTGAGTtgagatgagtgcccctgagatcaccagagtggggctccttccatttagttcgtttagaggctgtacaaaaaggacttccacccaggagaggctagaacctggctggggcgaagcggtaagggggtgctgatccgtgcggtcctgacaggtgaggaaaaataagagaatactggggcaggtgtctactctctaatttatagctatgtggtcctatcaggttgtggaggcggagtcacaacccaacgtgtatgctgccatgatgcgacaggaaacaacaTGTGTAACATCTAGTACAAAAGCATGCACCAAGAACAGGAACAGCAATCGGCTTCCAAAAGACAGGCAAAGCCAAAATATGACTCTTGATCATATACGAGGCCAGAAACAAATCAACCCCCATTTGGAGGAATCCAAGATACGACAAGGAGGAAACTTCTAGGCTAACACCAAGCAACATACGATTGCCAAGACTTTTGAAAAGTCTTCCTTGACTTAGCCAAACTAGCCTTCAAAAAAGCAGGAAAAACAAAAGGCCCTGTCATCCCTGTCTTTTAAAACCTTTTTGAAAGCAATCTGGTGTGCCCACTGACAACATAAGGCTGGAATAATCTGGCCTTGCAACTGCAGGGCTTGACTATCCAGAGATCCAATGACTGTCCTCTAATAAGTCACAACATCGGAACACTATGTTCTCCTGGTCCCAGTCAGAACATACAAAAGCACAGGAATTCCCTCCACCTGAATCCAGTGAAGTAAATGAGGGAAACATGCAGCAGAGGGAAGACAGAAGCAGGGATAACCGATCCCACAATGTCACCAGAGCAACTAACACAGATGCATGAAGGACGCTGGTCTTAAGACACACTTGCTTTGTTCCCCATTGAACCTGGACTCCAGAAGTCCACATCGGGAGAGCCTCACCATTGACTGTCAGTTTGCCCCAGCAACAGCCAGCAGGAGGAGGGAAAGACGGCCAGCAGCACTACATGCAGGGGGCATCTGGGATCGGTTGGGGGGGTCCACTGCAGGGGGGGTCAGAATGGCCCTTGGGACATAGGATTAGTCCATATAATTTTTACGCCATACGGACCTGGCAGCCAAAAGGGTTAATCTCAAAGTTCAGCCCAAGGCAGATTAGTTGAGTTACATAAACACAGCCGTGGCATTATCTAAGTAGACCCTCACAAGGATCTTAAGCCATGTCAACCAATGCAGGAAAACAAGACTAAGCACCCCCAGTTTTAGAGCGTTGATATGCAACAATGCCACCAGTCCTATCACAAAATGGAGAAAGCAGTTGCAAAGATGACAACCATTCCAGACCAAGGTTTTCTGGGGTGAAGAGACAATAGAATATCTAATGACTGTGACCTCCCGCCCCGTGACTTGAGGACATTCCACAGTAAAGGGCTGGAATGGAACTGGGAATAGGCCATACTGAGTGAACCCGCACCCTCTAGTGGCTGAAGGAGACACTGCAACAAAATACTCCTGAGATGTACACAGAGCATGAAAAGCACACTGCCCCTCGTGGCCACCGGgagaacaggttttttttttaaagagaaaatgcAAAATGCAGACTTACTATTCCTGCTGCAGGACCCTGAACATAACAGaagtccaaccttcacccatcacggcggactTTGTCATaaaggaccttcagggactgggtcccccttagAGGCTCATTTACACtcgcttcggcttcaacacacatgaacggctagtttacacttgcttcaaaacaaggcttcggacaggcttggttaaagctctctgaacactgtcactaaataaaatggttagcttacagtcctgtttacacctgcttttgatttactttggcttcacttcaaaaattatattccatatagcttcagtggtgcttcaaagccttcatagaagtctatggcaaagctcgcttgaagccccattgaagcctcatcaaagctccaccaaagcctcttcGAAGCctcaagcaaaagcaggtgtaaacagaactgtaagctaaacattttatttagtgacaggggctttgactggcattcagtgagttttaaaaaagcgtgtccgaagctatgttttgaagcaagtgtaaattagcccttaatctggggtccactccccttgACCTGTATaacaccctgcaggaaagcatctTGGTCAGAacaacactgcacagggttccattatgcaggatgcattacaggcaaacctcgaggaatcttctctcctatccaatgaggcttgggtaccatccattttggctgacagctttatTGAATGGATCCGATTCCCCTCTCTAAGGTAGGAGGGGTCTACAGAGGACTAAAACTGTAAAATAGTGCCACACACATAAGTAACGTGTTGTTTAATCTTttttaggagcagaagccctaaaaaAAGCCATTCCCAGAATGAAAAGTCCCGCCACTGCTCTAAGTCCCTGCAACCAGGGTCCCATTTCAAATGGAGGGATCTATCTCCCAGTGGTCCAAGCTGCAGTAAATCTTCAGCAGTAGAACCAAGGCAGTCTGGGAGACCGGCAGATGGCCTATACTGGGCTTGCATGGCACCTGCTGTTGTCGGGAAGCTTCTATGTGCCGAATGTATGAAAGATGTGGCTACGGATAAGGAAGCAAAAGCTTGGAAGGTTAAGGACTATATCCATGAGGAAGTGGCCGAAAGCATACAGCTAGCCTCTAGCACAGCCTGTTCTAGAGAAGAAACTCAACCAGGCAATTCCACAGATCAGGGCCGAAAACcattccagacctccaagtatgctccaagagcacatgtggCACATCAGTGagcaccaccttacagacactggtgaaaaaacagaGGTACTTCccgtgtaggaggggttatatgggggaacTTCCTGTCTATTGCTTGcgagtgtccattcacctataggtggcatataacccacatagtatttattatggctgctctgtgtcccgtgatgtacgataaagaatgAAGACATTGACCTCAACTCTCTGCCATCTAGTAGACATAAGGCCTGCTGACCCATATAGTGGGACTGATGCCGATACAGCTGAGGGAGCACTGTGCACTGGTTACCCCAGGTGATCACCCACctagcctgtcagtgcccaccactgcccccaTCAGGAAGAAGTATGTACGTGTTGCCCCAGGTACCTTTTGTGACCAGTCATTGTGTCTACCAGTAGGTGTCTTCCAGGCTGCAACCATGCACATCTGGGGTGTTTTGTCTGTGTGGAAGAAAACTGCCAAAAGCTTACAACACTTGGAGACCCTCCATAAATACTCCGGATGCATGACTGTGCTGCCCAACATGGACACAGGAACCGCAGAACTTCTGACGTCCTCTGGCTAAACTGCACAAGAACTCATGCAGCCCAGTGTTCAGAGGTGGGGGGTGGAGAAAGAATCCTGACACTTACCagttgaagaaaaaaatctcctaggCCTCCCTGAGCACCACTTTCACTATGTAGTGCTACAGAGGCCCAAAGTgtagctccatctagtgtccataatgtGGTATTACTACTGCAGTGCCACGCTATTGCCACTACTAGATGATCATTGAAAATCGCTACATGAAATAAAATACAGACAATATTCATCATAGCTGAGCAAATGTGGGTgacatttattgaacattttttttatttgaaaacagacctctaagtgtttgtgaaatcttacaccacagaatgtactcagccaatgaaaggtaatgactccatttttattttcctACTGCTATCAATGGTCAACACGGTaaaacacttcatccatgtctttggtgatctctgatctccttatgaactgtttcttacatgatgaagatcagccatggagtatatctgaggtgtatatcagggtgtgcttcttccccacatgagagctgtgatgtccagcaacattcatataaaagacatttcccgcactcaaggcactaatacacctcgagggttgtgtgggatccctgatgtacaggaagacaggacttcagtgaggaacaattccctcactcaggacaggaaagtgccTTCTCCCTCGTGTAAGATCTCTGTTAAAACTggaattgtctgaaaaacatttcccgcactcaggacaggaatacggcttctcctcccgtttgagatctctgatgtgtgtgaagATGGGACTTCATTGAAAAtcatttcccacactcagtacaggaatacggtttctctcctgtgtgagatcttttatgcacattaagattggatataaaaaaaaaaaaaagattggatataaaagggaaacatttcccacactcagcacaggaatacggcttctctcctgtgtgagatctctgatgtgtgtaaagatgggaattctgtgagaaacatttccctcactcaggacaggaaagtggcttctcccccgtgtgagatctctgttAAAACTggaattgtctgaaaaacatttcccgcactgaggacaggaatacggcttctcctcccgtgtgagatctctgatgtgtgtgaagatgggacttcattgaaaaacatttcccacactcagggcaggaatacagcttctctcctgtgtgaaaccTCTGATGTCTGTTAAAACGGGaactgtctgaaaaacatttcccgcactcaggacaggaatatggcttctccccagtgtgagatctctgatgtgtgtaaagactggacctgtctgaaaaacatttcccacactcagaacggTAATATGACTtctgccctgtgtgagatctcagATGTGTGTGAAGATAGgccttcattgaaaaacatttcctgcactcagggcaggaatacagcttctcatcTGTGTGATATCTTTTATGCACATCAAGATTGGATTTCAAAGGGAAAGATTTCCTGCACTcaaaacaggaatacggcttctcccctgtgtgggatctctgatgtgtgtgaagataggccttcattgaaaaacatttcccacactcaggacagcaatatggcttctcacctgtgtgagatcttttatgaacATTAAAATTGAATGTAGAACAAAAACACTTtcggcactcaggacaggaaaacctcttatttgttggaaggacggcaccgtccctcacagtctgaggttcctcaggataagaggaatacgatggtccatctacactgtgtggtgccggatggacatttgaggtagttgggttttctcctggactatactgtgtgatgtcctcatcttctactttacagtctggagacaaagtgagacaatcctctgaggttttcctcatctctcgtccatctactaaaatagaaataaaaagattactactagacatgagcagattggttcccctaaaccaggactccgcccacatcaggcagctttgtctctgaggatcttacaattccaccatcaaggttcatttctttattcatggaccttagtcagagagtgaggaaacaacgagaactgtcttttataggagtgacagtaaTAAAGGGATTAGAggatgagtgtccccaccccctctatcactcattgtcaTCTTCCCAACAGAAGAAGTACTGCACTTCTTTAGTTAGTCCATGATTTAGTAATGAATAACAGGGGGGCTGAGCCCccccagaggtcagagagtgaggatgggggaagaacaaccaagatgaagactggactgattcTGAAgatcaccatcattgggttattgactcctccctcattatcactttctctttaaggttccaaagtttgaggatgttatcacattattatcaacatgtaaaagtctgtgctccaatcaaatcatcagatacaaaatgtccagctggtagaaaatgggtgcaaAAGTAgtaaggactatgtaatgtacTATGTATTATATGGGATCCAaaagttagttacatagttacatagtaggtgaggttgaaaaaagataccagtccatcaagtccaacctatgtgtgtgattatgtgtcagtattacattagatatccctgtatgttgcggtcattcaggtgcttatctaatagtttcttgaagctatcgatgctccccgctgagaccaccgcctgtggaagggaattccacatccttgccgctcttacagtaaagaaccctctacgtagtttagggttaaacctcttttattctaattttaatgagtggccgcgggtcttgttaaactctcttctgcggaaaagttttatttctattgtagggtcaccagtatggtatttgtatattgaaatcatatcccctctcaagcgtctcttctccagagagaataagttcagtgctcgcaatctttcctcataactaatatcccccagaccctttattagctttgttgcccttctttgtactcgctccatttccagtacatccttcctgaggactggtgcccagaactggacagcatactccagg
It encodes the following:
- the LOC141121700 gene encoding uncharacterized protein, with product MRKTSEDCLTLSPDCKVEDEDITQYSPGENPTTSNVHPAPHSVDGPSYSSYPEEPQTVRDGAVLPTNKRFSCPECRKCFCSTFNFNVHKRSHTGEKPYCCPECGKCFSMKAYLHTHQRSHTGEKPYSCFECRKSFPLKSNLDVHKRYHTDEKLYSCPECRKCFSMKAYLHTHLRSHTGQKSYYRSECGKCFSDRSSLYTHQRSHTGEKPYSCPECGKCFSDSSRFNRHQRFHTGEKLYSCPECGKCFSMKSHLHTHQRSHTGGEAVFLSSVREMFFRQFQF